Proteins encoded in a region of the Elaeis guineensis isolate ETL-2024a chromosome 7, EG11, whole genome shotgun sequence genome:
- the LOC105048760 gene encoding uncharacterized protein: MDAVPTAAGGGAGGVGYADSVDSSPRSRGGESWDEPFPSSAATAASRLRLMCSYGGRIVPRPTDKSLCYLGGETRIVVVDRQSSLADLSAKLSRSVLGGLPFSLKYQLPNEDLDSLISVTTDEDLENMIEEYDRIIQSSSAGAGGGSNSGSTRSNRLRLFLFPSKPESAPSSIGSLLDDSKSESWFVDALNSAMGIGIDGLPRGLSADSASVNCLLGLEDDSSTHSRGVIVGGAGPGAAAASEPGQLILPRPDSSGKLARQGQDVHSVPDSPMLDTTSSFGSTSSAPSLSNLPPIRVRPEDRPPDQRIGGLEDHFTHMNLSSAAIAVVAGQRPDEGYKDTNFPPHHPPPSIPLPPASASTPTISPTENSSRVFSDDEKSDHGGVRKPPTAPQPKPTTIDAPIADSTPKHLYYPERASSAATAAVIHPASEPKREVPVSVDPGHRVPMPVPDSGYVLAHMPPEQLQQQHPHHQQQHFIPANPQYIHHPATGTVVPVPSYYPVAHPIQQSQQPHPYDHQMPVYYLPVHQNPQAYNLAAMQPNLPDPTATKPTMPLLKTPVKPAELPSNLYRTAASSAPPPAALQPSLIHLPADQVPRQYAGMGYHVMQHHPSQAPAAMASYGYEYVDPAHAQMYYSQAGSPPALAPQYQAVSSAAINSGPLPGDVKQARAS, from the exons ATGGACGCGGTGCCGACGGCGGCCGGCGGCGGCGCAGGCGGGGTAGGTTACGCGGACTCCGTGGACTCTTCGCCTCGCTCCCGCGGCGGCGAGTCCTGGGACGAGCCCTTCCCATCCTCCGCCGCCACGGCGGCCTCCCGTCTCCGCCTCATGTGCAGCTACGGCGGGCGTATCGTCCCCCGCCCCACCGACAAATCCCTCTGCTACCTCGGCGGCGAGACCCGGATTGTCGTCGTCGACCGCCAGTCCTCCCTCGCCGACCTCTCCGCCAAGCTCTCTCGGAGCGTCCTCGGCGGTCTCCCCTTCTCCCTCAAGTACCAGCTCCCAAACGAGGACCTGGACTCCCTCATCTCCGTTACCACCGACGAGGACCTCGAAAACATGATCGAGGAGTACGATCGCATCATCCAGTCCTCCTCAGCCGGCGCCGGTGGTGGAAGCAACAGCGGCTCCACCCGCTCCAATCGCCTCCGCCTTTTCCTCTTCCCTTCCAAGCCGGAGTCCGCCCCCTCTTCGATCGGATCCCTCCTCGACGACTCCAAGTCGGAGAGTTGGTTCGTCGACGCCCTCAACAGCGCCATGGGCATCGGAATCGACGGCCTACCCCGTGGTCTCTCTGCCGACTCCGCCTCCGTCAACTGCCTCCTCGGCCTTGAGGACGATTCCTCCACCCACTCCCGCGGCGTCATCGTCGGCGGCGCAGGCCCAGGCGCCGCCGCCGCCTCCGAGCCTGGGCAGCTTATCCTTCCCCGCCCGGATTCCTCCGGGAAACTCGCCCGCCAAGGTCAAGACGTCCACTCCGTCCCGGACTCCCCGATGCTCGATACCACCTCTTCCTTCGGATCGACCTCCTCggctccctctctctccaacctGCCCCCGATTCGCGTACGCCCCGAGGATCGCCCTCCGGATCAGCGGATCGGCGGCCTCGAGGACCACTTCACCCACATGAACCTCTCCTCCGCAGCCATCGCCGTTGTCGCCGGTCAGCGGCCTGATGAGGGCTATAAAGACACCAACTTTCCTCCCCACCATCCTCCCCCTTCTATTCCCCTCCCCCCTGCCTCCGCCTCCACTCCCACCATCTCGCCCACCGAGAACTCCAGCCGGGTCTTCTCCGACGACGAGAAGTCCGACCACGGCGGCGTCCGCAAACCGCCCACCGCTCCCCAGCCCAAGCCCACCACGATCGATGCCCCTATCGCCGATTCTACCCCCAA ACATCTGTACTATCCGGAGAGGGCTTCTTCCGCCGCCACCGCCGCTGTCATCCACCCTGCATCGGAACCAAAACGCGAAGTGCCGGTCTCCGTCGATCCTGGCCATAGGGTTCCGATGCCAGTGCCCGATTCCGGGTATGTGCTGGCCCACATGCCGCCGGAGCAGCTCCAGCAGCAGCATCCTCACCATCAGCAACAGCACTTTATTCCAGCCAATCCCCAATACATCCACCACCCAGCCACCGGCACCGTCGTCCCGGTCCCCTCGTACTATCCCGTCGCCCATCCGATCCAGCAATCGCAGCAGCCCCATCCCTACGATCACCAGATGCCTGTGTACTACCTGCCTGTCCACCAGAACCCGCAGGCCTACAATCTCGCAGCGATGCAGCCCAATTTGCCCGATCCGACCGCTACAAAGCCCACCATGCCGCTCCTTAAAACCCCTGTGAAGCCGGCTGAATTGCCGTCGAATTTGTATAGGACTGCGGCCTCCTCTGCCCCGCCTCCTGCTGCCTTGCAGCCGTCTCTGATCCATTTGCCGGCCGATCAAGTTCCCCGCCAGTATGCCGGAATGGGATACCATGTGATGCAACACCACCCGTCTCAGGCCCCAGCAGCAATGGCCAGTTATGGTTATGAATACGTTGACCCAGCCCATGCCCAGATGTACTATTCTCAGGCTGGTTCTCCACCGGCGTTGGCCCCGCAGTATCAGGCGGTGAGCTCTGCAGCGATAAATTCGGGTCCACTGCCCGGGGATGTGAAGCAGGCTAGAGCATCGTGA